The sequence taaattgttgatataggttaaatatttgaaattgtTGAGGGGGGCAAGTTGAGTCATTTTGACTGATTTGTAGTGTCTATCCTGCACTTATggtagtttttagtttttaatctATTAGTATGATTTGTTTGTTGGAATAACATGTTAGTTAGAGATTGTAAAAATTGAAGCATGCATTTTGATTGTTCGTTCTGGCTATCCTATAGAACTGGGCTTTTCGCCAAGCCCCTTTCCACGCATGTTTAGCGTGTTTCTTTGCTACTTATTCTTTCGAGTAGTTAACGAACAACACCTTATTCCTTCTCTTAAAGAGAATCAGGTGATAGGATGTAGTTCAAGCTAAACATGATGAATCTTATAAGTGAAGATCTCTTATCAAGCACTTATCACATACTTAACTACTTATAACACGTCAAcaagatgaatagtaaagatGTGATAGAATGACAGTGGAAAAACATGTATTGTATTAATTGATGTAAGCCTCTTGGCCATGAAAATATAAAAGTCAAACAATACATTGAAATGTACgaaaatggaaagtaaaaaaGGAGCCCAACTACAGAATGTATTGTTATgcattccttggctcttttacaagttagaggAATGGCTGGTGagtttctctctctaatctctctctaaGTTCTCACTCAGAAGTTGATCGGAGAAAGAGTGAAGATGGGAAGAACTTCTACAGACTTCCCTTTCGTCGACTCTCAAAGAGACAAACCTCTCAGAGCCTCTCCTTACATGGTAAAGTTGGAGTTATTATAGGCTTATTTGGCAGGAAGCTTGTATTCTTTATCCTTTGCACTTGTTAGAGCCGAATGAAGCCTTATCATGTCACATCAACTTCAACTACCATTCTTATCTTTTAGCAAATCTCCTTGTATAATGAGGTGACATCTCGACTAGAGATATTAATCGCCAGACACTTCTTATCGCTTGATCTTGCATGCGTTCTTCTTGCAATTCactatatttcttcttttcttcatcaTCCTGCAATGAAAACACTAAAAAGCACACTTAATCAGGCATTAAGACTTATGTAAGTTGCATTCTCTTATCTGTATAAATTTGAAGTAAAAGCTATGCGTTTTTGTCCTTTATTCTGCATTTTAACtccattgttctacctaaaagaCTACAATAACTTGTTTTTTAGAAGTTATCAACAATCAACtaggaaaagtatttttaaatataaatttaaaattattagttCAGAGTGTTTAATAGTCATCTTTTATAGTAATTTGATATTCATGGATTGTCTAAGAAAGATCATATCATCATTGTAGACCTATTTGTCTAAGACATCTAAAAGACCAACTAATTCGTAACAATCTCCCTAGAGGCAAGGAAGAGGCATTGTTTGCGTCTACTGGGTGGGATTGATTAGCTTGTTTATTTTAGTGAAAATGATTCCTTTTGTATTCGTGACATTGACTCATTGTTGGCAATGTTTATATTTTGTTGTGAACATGTAAATAGTCCAATAATGGCAACCTTGTTTTTATGCATTTTCACCTCATACATTTCAAAACGAATAAGTTATAGGATTGTTGATTATAGAAATAATAGTATTTTGTTTATTCTAAGGAGTGCcaatttgtaaaatatatttttatttattaatacaCATCTCAAACGAGTATTAAAATTTTAGGAAAATATGTATAGTTGAATGATGTAACAAAAAGTTAAGggaaaaaatagcaaaacaaaaaataaaacgCATTAACTGCTTAGTTTTAAAGGTTAAAGAAAAATTACTTCAAATATCTCCTAATTCGACCCATTCAATAACACtctacattaaaaaaaaaactttttaaacCAACTCAACTGAATGCTACATTCCACACGGACAACTTTTACCAACTTAGTTTAACCCATCATCTCAAACATAGATTATTATTAGTAACACAAATAATTGTTAATTCGATTCTATGGATCAAACACACTCTTCAATTCATGTTATTTCCTGCTAGAGTTTGTTTACTAGGTCTAAATTACCCATAAAATACTGATTTCTTGTTCTTATTCCTAATTTTCCATCAtttcttttacaaaatatttttatgCCATAGATGAGGGAAATATTAacaaaagaaaagttaaaaCCTTTTTAATGTATGGGataaaactattttaaaatgtCATCTTTGTTCCTTGCTTATCCATTATCACCCCCTCctcttttttcctttccctATGCTTTctatccccccccccccccaccttCTCCCTCTAAATTGTCACTCCCATAATAACAGCATGCACATATTAGAAAAAATATTCATAGCGatgataaatttaaaaaaatatatggtGTGCACTTATtcgaaaatatttatatatgttcacactataaatttgttttcataaatATTAGTGGACCTCACATTAATGTCAACCACATTCTTAGAAACATGTTGAGGTGGCACATAATAAATTATAGAAGCatgaaaaattttagaaaaatttatgaacctattcatcttctttcaaTGGCCTGCATGTTTCTACGGGTAGAAAGAAAACTCACGTGCCTTTTGTTCTATGTGGCTTAGCATGGGAAACATTCACAATCTCCTCAATATCAAAGGAAGGACAAATAATATGTAATGTATAGGATAGCCCTCTCTCCCATTCTCTCTGGTAGGTACATTTGAGTCGAGGGCTAAAACATTTGTTGTCGAGGTTAAATCTAAAACTTTGACCCACAAAGGTGAAAGTCTTTGGCTGTGAGCTTCAGCAATCCTCTCCTATTCTCACCCTCCTTCCAAATCAAATTGAGTTCTACCTAGTCCCCATATGGAGTTTTCCATAAAGCTTTTACGTGGGCTTGGGTTTCACCATTTTTTGGGCCCATCCTTTTGTATATGGGCTTGTTGTTCGGGTCAAGTTTGGGCTTTAgtctattaattatttaatattgttatttttatttaattttaagattCTCATTTATCtaaatatgtatataattaatttagtcATGGTAACATTCTAATAAAAATATTTCCCCAATTATTATTCTTCCAGTATACTCTCTCCATCTGTTTTCAATCGATGTATATttgtttcatattattaattttgtttataacATTGTGAATTCTAGTATGAAGTTTTTcgattaaaaaaatttagagtgAATGAAGTATATATATTCCgtactttctttttgtttagcattgtttttcatatacACTATGtactttattaattttttttatttataatcaTTATAATACATCCATTTTGCATTGTTTTTTAtatattgaaaattaatttgataAATTCTTACAAAATTAGAAACTGATTTTGGTTTACATAGAACGGTATATACtcttatatattttaaataatattgtacaattatatagttatattacatCCATTTCATGGGGTTGAACTTATGCTAATGTTGATTATGATGCGATGTGATTCGTTTTCTAGTATTTGATCATTTTCTCTTAGTTGAATGtctacgcttgatttgaggaagcagAACACGTGTTTTGAAGTTtaagtcttggaagaaagtttgtatctttaAAGAAATGTGATCGGCTAATTCAAGAGTCTTTTGATTCTTGGGAGAATTTTCTCTAGCTCTTATGGAGTAAAAGTTTTTGTTTCCCTTCAAATGAAATGAAAGAACTCATCCATGGATCAGACTCATGGCTCAATCACGTGGGTTTAAGTCATATTTAGCATTTTGAtgttttcaatttcaatttaggacacataccaacttttaattagtctcaaattcaattattattatttttcgtCGTTAATTTGGTAAATGACATGACAACTTGTAATTTGTCCAAATTTTCTAATTGAATAGTcacttttttttagtttttttttctttttgtttaaaaattaaaaagaaaacggTAAAGACGAGGATCATTTTCTCAAATATATGTTAAACTAATTCAAGACTTCAATTAATATTTATTGATATATATTCAAATCCCTAATTACAAAAGTTTTGGAAGTTTTCTAATCCCTAATCTAAACACTACTTGGATTGAGTCTCAATCATTATCAATATTATAATGCTAAGGTCAACCAAGTAAAGATGAATTGAAACACACACACTTTGGATTCCATCGGCCCAACCACTTTCATTTCTTCTTTCCAAAAATTTTTCGTAGAAAAAATCAAACTCATGTTTCTTCTGAGTAACCATCCAACTTTTTGAGATCTTTAGTTGAGATTATTACTACTATGcatgaaattttaaaaacaaaaattgattcgaccgattttttaaataaattaaatttcattttgaacctattttaaagattttttagaGCAAGGTTTTAGCTTTGAATCCTAatatgttatttttaaaaaaaaaaaaattaactactAAACTATAGTCCCAGTTAGAAATCTTGAAAAGTCGAGCTGTTACATCAAATCTTGAGGTTTTTTCAATTGTTTAACTTAGTCTTAAATTGGCTTTGTGTTTGTTACTTACTAATTGTAATAATCAATCCCATTGGTCTTGtctttgataaatattttcttttgttctatGTAGAAATTTTGAAAGGGTAAAACTTTAGTAATTTATTTTGCATATTAAAAGAAAACGATTCTTGATCTAAATCACGTGTGAAAGCTTGATTATTTTTGTTCTCGTACGTGGACATTTTGTAAGTGTAGTCGTCGTCAATATGAACGCTTCACATAAACTAAATAAATGAATTGCAATGATGTGCCAAAGTCGTTAAGCCTCCCTAAAGATGTAACCTTTACAGACTAAGACATTGTTTATTAATCATGTGCAAAAACCACCCAAATTAGGTATAGTGTTTGACATATTACTtcattttacaaattttatacACTTTCTATCTACATACTACCAAGATAAATGGAACAAAAATATACTCATAACAAGAAATGATTATAGGATCATTTGTTTTTACTTCTAAAACGCATAACAAATATCTTAAAATAAGTATAACATAAAACATTTATATGTAAGtttaaaactttaaaaagaaacatgtttatattctttctttttaatctaattaaaaaagaagaaaaaaacaccAAACAAATTAAATAGTCAATATCTCTTAAACAAAATGAATACCTAGCTTGCTTGACTATGTGGAATAAAAGCAAGCTTAAATTAATTGACAAATCATTCTATTTTAAAGAGATCGAGATATTCAAATTCTCAAGGTCAACCAAATTGTTGTACTAAAAGTTCAATTACTTTACATTCTATCAAgtcctttttttttcaagagaGGAACCTTTGTCGAATGCACATGAAATCTCATCTCTAGAGATGAACTTCtttaaaactataatatttctctattaaattttgaaaccaatatatataatagtaaccgagatattataaaaaaaataaaacatttcgcaaaatatttacacttcataaaaaaacaaatataatgaattttgtcttttagtagTTTTATTCTACGAAGCGTAAATAGTTTGTTagttttattctattttttaaaaaaatcccataataataagttttgaaatttaataaaTCACTGTTTTAGGTAAGtcttttgacatttttttaattgCTCCTACCAAGTTTTAAATTCCTTTTAAGCCCTGCTATGCTTGCAACTGAGTACTCTTGCTTTTAGTTTTTTCTAGTGAGCATGGGGTCGCTATGGAGTAGTGTTTATAAATtcaattctaaaaaaaatggttaGCATGCAAAACTAAAGCCTCCCTTTTGTCAAAATCTCATTTTCAATTTTCTGCTTTTGAAATTAGTAATCGATGGCTAACTGTTTATTTAGAatgattttcaattttagaaaaaaaaaaaaacaagttaacgtttgaatttaatcaaatttcaaaacaaaaattagaatttggGAACTAAGAATAATAATTTTTGAAATCTTATTTTCGTGTTTGAGTTTGATTAAAAATCCAAGTATATGTCTTGTTAATAAAGACAAAAATCTTGTAAAGAGGTAAAATGAGGAAACATCGGAAAACACCGGCATCATTCTCAAAAGTCAAATGGTTAATTAGGGTCAAACTCActcaagttaattattttatgtttgattttttattttttaatactatattcaataaacaaaatcaagtttttctaataagatatttttaaatacaccaaaatgaatcaaaatatttataagatataataatattttagaaattgttcatgatagacactaatacacacttcatcaatatctatcaataatatcactgatagaagtctatcaatcttatcattgatagattctACAGTTTTACTATATTggtaaataatattttaaacagTTTTACGATTTCCAATCGtgcattttcctttttttaatattattcaTTTAAGCTTTCAAACTTTTTGTTTGAATATTGACAACGTATCTATAAATTTACataataaagtttaaaaaaaaaattggtagaATGTCTTGACTATATTATATCTAACGGTTCGAATTACCAAATATGAGAGAGTCATTCGTATTTGAAATacttagttatttatgattatgaTTCTAGGACTTAGAAAAGTACAATCTATATAAACTCTTTAAAATTCTTAAAATGTCACTATTTTATATTATGTAACATTTTGTTTAATAAAATCATTCCTTTTATTTTATGGATGTATTTAACCCACCGTTAGTGAATCATATAGAATTGTGTGTGCATGCTATCTTATGCTTTTTAGTATTTATTGTGTGGATTTTGCAGAAAAAACTATAAGTGGAAGTGGTGTTTAAAAAGATAGTAGGCcaaaaccaaaaaaaatttaaaatagagaAGCTCCCTTTTTTCCTTCTCACTCAATTTCTTTAAACAATATTTATAGAGATCATTTATTGTAAAATAACTCAAATACAATTATCCTTCCACTtattgtaaaatatatatatgctCTCACCTACGTACATAATGTAACAAATAATCGGACTTTAAACTAACTAATTAACTTAAGCATTTAAccttaatataattattttaagatgatcaacaaaaatatattttcatttgtATTACACACAATCCAATAAATTAGACAACAAGTTAAAATAGTGATGTAATCAACATCAATACACAATGGTATAATGCTTCTATATTTTGACCTCTTTTTTATATTCCCAATTTTACCCTTATAGCACAAAGGCTTTCAAATGTCAACTTCCttcaactctctctctctctctctctctctctctcatttttatttttattttttttttttttttttgtatttattgctgtttttgttcatattattatatgtttaaagaaatattttctcaagattGAAAATTGGTAAGATATGGAGGAGGCTATATTTGGGGATGAAACAAGTGAGCCTTTCTCATAgttgactttctttttctttcttttctttcttttctttctttctttcttcttcttcttcttcttcttctttttccttttttttttttttttttggccttttgttttttttaaatctctTTTCTTCATTTGTTGGGACGACTTACAAGAACATGAAGGATAAACACCAACATGAACTATATATCCTTCAGAAGCTTAGAGCTTAAGCACTTTTATCCCAACGTAATTAATCACTTTCTTTTGAATAAGAtgtgattttttcttttttttttcttttttttttttttgaaatcatgatTTCAAATTCTCAAATGCTTTCTCTTCCTTCACAACATCATCCCTTGGTTTCATCTTCTAATGATCATCATGAAACCCTAGATAaccttctttcttcttattcCCAATCGAGCAACACTCTCCTTTACAACCTCTCAATTTTGAAGGAGAAACTCCACCAAATCCAATCCGTTGTCAACATCGCCGTCTACAATCTTGAAAACTCAAGGGAATCTCTTCCCTCTGCTCCCGCCTCATCCCAGTCACCAGTGGCGACTGCAGCCGTTAATTCTTTGATCCAAGAACTCATCATGGCTGCTTCCTCCATGTTGTTTACATGTCAACAAATGGATAACCTCATTGTGAATGCCTCCTTACCCAACAACAACGTTGGTAACATCCTCCAAGGTCAACACCACCAGCGTCAAGGTCCCGTTGACGATAACAATGGACGATCCAACACCCTTTTCGATATGGCCAACAACCATCATCACCAACGACAGGATTGGTACAACCTGACTACGTCTAATAATTATaacgacaacaacaacaacggTAGAACATTGACAACAAAAACAACACAAGATCATCGAAATTCGATCAATATCGTGGAGCTCGACGCATCAGATCTTCTAGCAAAATACACCCATTATTGTCAAATTTGCGGGAAAGGGTTCAAGCGAGATGCAAACCTTAGAATGCACATGCGAGCACATGGAGACGAGTACAAAGCAAGCGGAGCTTTGAGCAACCCCGAGAAGAGCCATAGAAAGGACTTGAATAACATAAGCAAGATGGGGATCAAATACTCATGTCCACAAGAAGGCTGCAGATGGAACCAAAAACACGTGAAGTTTCAACCATTAAAATCATTAATTTGTGTGAAAAATCACTTCAAAAGAACTCATTGTCCCAAAATGTATGTTTGCAAATTGTGTAGTAGGAAGAAATTTTCAGTGCTTTCTGATTTGAGGACTCATGAGAAGCATTGTGGGGATGTGAAATGGCTATGTTCTTGTGGTACCACATTTTCCAGGAAAGATAAGCTGATGGGTCATGTTGCTTTGTTCATCGGGCATGCTCCGGCCATTGGTTCATCGACAAAATTTTCAGGAAAACAAGAACACCAGTATGTTCATTCATTCTAATGAATATATTTCACTTAAGTATGTGAATCTttttgagtatatatatatatgctattGTCTggaagtttttgtttttgtttttatgtaTTTCTTTAGGAAAATTTGTATTGTTAGGAGATGAATGTGCTTTTAATTAACTTGAGGCTAATATTTAGTGGGTTATTATTGGGTTATGTTTGTTCTTGTTTAATTTGATGGAGACTTTTATAGAATAAAATGATATCATTTACACATTCGCTTCTTTTAAGTCTAAAAACTAAatgaaatttttattgttagatTATGCTGGTGGATCTGTtttagattatttgaattatacatgttatatattattaggtagttttattttcaattgtttatcttttattaataaaacttcagtttagtttcttttttttttttttatatagaaagATTACAAAGGAAGGAGATTCAAACTTCTcatcaattaaaaaaatatagttgaattaaaattcaaaaGTTGCTTTGTTTACATATATGTGATTGATCTCTTCAGATTTAGTAATCTATGTCTGTTTTAACTAAAATTACTTGTATAATATTTAGCTACTCTTTTGAAATCTAAACTTCAATTTAATGGTGTGTCCCCATTTGGGATACACGAGCTAATTAAGTTTATAAGTTGAATACAAATAAGTACAAGCAAGTGAACATATTGAATCAACGTACAACCTTTTTTCTTAAATACAACATATGTGTGGAATAATCCAATCCAAACCTCTTTTTCTTACAAGACAATTTgccaatataaatttaatttaattgacaTGAATATGTGTTAACGAACagcattattaaaaaaaaaaaagaacttgtTATCTCCACTAATTCATACCAACAGATTATCCCAACTGATATAAAAAATCCTTCCACTAATTCACACCAATATATTACCCCAACTAATATCAAAAATCCTTGTTAGAATATATGCAAAAATGTTTGACCGTGATGCATCAATGTATGTgtctcatatatatatttgtgataATTGTTGGGCAAGAAACGTTAGAAATGACCCATTTGCACACACTATAGATGAGACACATATATTGATACATCAACAGGAAGACCAAGCTAGTGAGAGATGAACAAGCAAAATTTCAGCTCAAAAGTCTCAGTAATTTCCAACAAAAACATTCATAATTAGACcacataattaaaattaaaacccATTTAAGACTTATTCCAAGGTTGCCAATAGCTCAGATTCATAGGTTAACTCTCTCCGAACAGCATAATCTCTTCTTTCATCCGTTGCGCTTTATTTCAGCACAAGAGATTTAAATAGAATCAAAAATTGATAAACAACTCCAAGTTGCACATAAACCCTAATCATATCAGTACATTATATACCCAGAGCGggaaaagaatttaaaatttcgATTTTAATTGCTAAAAACGCGCGACTACATGAACTCGATCATCAAGCCATAGACAAAAGAGGAAGCAATCTTCAGAGTTCCATTGGACAGAGTACAATATAAAATTAAGAAGGAAAATAGAGAAATCGCGTAACAAAAACCGACTTTTCATTCAATTGATTCCAAAATATGCAACAAAAAGGAAGCTAAGTCAACGATTCAGAACAATCAGGCCGCTTTTTACACAAGAAAACCCTAATCTGTGAATCTAAGAGCTAGTAAACTTGGTAACAGCCTTGGTACCCTCAGAGACGGCGTGTTTAGCCAACTCACCAGGAAGAACAAGGCGCACAGCCGTTTGGATCTCCCGAGAGGTGATGGTCGGCTTTTTGTTGTAGCGAGCGAGCTTTGAGGATTCCTGAGCGAGCTTCTCGAAAATGTCGTTGATAAAACTGTTCATAATACCCATGGCTTTGCTGGAGATTCCAATATCGGGATGAACTTGCTTGAGAACTTTGAAGATGTAGATCTTGTAAGTCTCAATGCTCTTCTTggctctcttctttttcttatcgGAGGCGTCCTTGGGAAGCTTCTTCTCGGCTCTTGGCTTCTTCTCCGCCGGAGCTTTCTCGGCCTTCTTCTCCTCCGCCGCTGGCTTCTTCTCCGCGGGCTTCTTCTCGGCCTTTGGCGCCATTGGTAAATATAACGAAGGAATTTGGAGTTAAATTGAAGATGGGATTTCTTTGAAGCGAGCGAAAATGAGTACTGAATTAAAATCTGAGGGGATTGTTTATATTTATAGATGGAGACGGCACAAAATGATTGGCTGACTTTATTGAGACACGGATCGGTGACGTGGACGGTGGAGATTTGAGATTTGGTATCTGAGGGctgtatttaattttatttctttgttttgaggGCCAATTTGAATTTCAAGGTTCGTGTCTCCTTTACCATTTTGGTttgcttaaaaaaaaattcGGTTTTCGCGGCTCATTCTCAAAGCttaaaaagttaaatattaTCAATTTGttcctttaaatttttttaaactaataTCTATCTTTATGTTAGGTAATAGtattatacttaaaaaaaacaC comes from Cucumis melo cultivar AY chromosome 12, USDA_Cmelo_AY_1.0, whole genome shotgun sequence and encodes:
- the LOC103500837 gene encoding protein SENSITIVE TO PROTON RHIZOTOXICITY 2 produces the protein MISNSQMLSLPSQHHPLVSSSNDHHETLDNLLSSYSQSSNTLLYNLSILKEKLHQIQSVVNIAVYNLENSRESLPSAPASSQSPVATAAVNSLIQELIMAASSMLFTCQQMDNLIVNASLPNNNVGNILQGQHHQRQGPVDDNNGRSNTLFDMANNHHHQRQDWYNLTTSNNYNDNNNNGRTLTTKTTQDHRNSINIVELDASDLLAKYTHYCQICGKGFKRDANLRMHMRAHGDEYKASGALSNPEKSHRKDLNNISKMGIKYSCPQEGCRWNQKHVKFQPLKSLICVKNHFKRTHCPKMYVCKLCSRKKFSVLSDLRTHEKHCGDVKWLCSCGTTFSRKDKLMGHVALFIGHAPAIGSSTKFSGKQEHQYVHSF
- the LOC103502277 gene encoding histone H2B.7 → MAPKAEKKPAEKKPAAEEKKAEKAPAEKKPRAEKKLPKDASDKKKKRAKKSIETYKIYIFKVLKQVHPDIGISSKAMGIMNSFINDIFEKLAQESSKLARYNKKPTITSREIQTAVRLVLPGELAKHAVSEGTKAVTKFTSS